Proteins from a genomic interval of Luteolibacter sp. Y139:
- a CDS encoding acyltransferase family protein — MADQPGSTPRLRSLDALRGFDMLWITGLADLFLQLAKVTQFPRLEAFAVQLEHVEWDGLRVYDLIFPLFMFLSGVAVPYALGKKRERGDSRGALLAGVWKRVLILVLLGIVYNGGLQLKFESQRYASVLGQIGVAYGIAASIFLITSTWRARAIWCGGILVTIAGLQLLFPVPGHGAGVLTPDGIVNAWLDRLLLPGRLHGGVFDPEGILCAFSAAALTLGGVLTGEHVKDSGPPSHMTAARLLVAGTCLLFAGWLCWKFGYPPIKSAWTTTFNLLAGGIALWLFTAFHLFIDFRPQSKWSFPLEVIGMNSLTIYLTERVLSFPEISEFFFGGIAQWCGKWQEVVLIVGILVIEWLLLYFLWKKRAFLRV, encoded by the coding sequence ATGGCAGACCAACCCGGAAGCACCCCGCGACTGCGATCTCTCGATGCCCTGCGCGGCTTCGACATGCTGTGGATCACCGGCTTGGCAGACCTTTTCCTCCAGCTCGCCAAGGTCACCCAATTCCCTCGGCTGGAAGCCTTTGCCGTGCAGCTCGAGCACGTCGAATGGGACGGACTGCGCGTTTACGACCTGATTTTCCCGCTATTCATGTTCCTGTCCGGTGTGGCGGTGCCCTACGCCCTAGGGAAGAAGCGCGAACGCGGTGATTCGCGAGGTGCCTTGCTCGCCGGCGTGTGGAAGCGGGTCCTGATTCTGGTCCTGCTAGGCATCGTCTACAATGGCGGACTACAATTGAAGTTCGAGTCCCAGCGCTACGCCAGCGTGCTTGGCCAGATCGGTGTCGCCTATGGCATCGCGGCGAGCATCTTCCTGATCACCTCGACTTGGAGAGCCCGGGCCATCTGGTGCGGCGGGATCCTTGTGACGATAGCCGGCCTGCAGCTCTTGTTTCCGGTTCCAGGTCATGGTGCGGGCGTGCTCACTCCGGACGGCATCGTCAATGCCTGGCTCGACCGGTTGCTGTTGCCCGGACGATTGCATGGAGGTGTCTTCGATCCCGAGGGAATCCTGTGCGCCTTTTCCGCCGCGGCACTCACCCTTGGCGGAGTATTGACCGGCGAACATGTGAAAGACTCGGGGCCGCCGTCACACATGACCGCCGCCCGGTTGTTAGTCGCAGGAACGTGCTTGCTCTTCGCCGGCTGGCTATGCTGGAAGTTCGGCTATCCGCCGATCAAATCGGCGTGGACCACCACCTTCAATCTGCTCGCGGGCGGCATCGCTCTCTGGCTGTTCACTGCCTTCCACCTCTTCATCGATTTCCGCCCGCAGTCGAAGTGGAGCTTCCCGCTCGAAGTGATCGGCATGAACTCCCTGACGATCTACCTCACGGAGAGGGTCTTGTCGTTCCCTGAGATCTCGGAGTTCTTCTTCGGCGGCATCGCGCAGTGGTGCGGCAAGTGGCAAGAAGTCGTCCTCATCGTCGGTATCCTGGTGATCGAGTGGCTGCTGCTCTATTTCCTGTGGAAGAAGCGGGCGTTCCTGCGGGTGTAG
- a CDS encoding sll0787 family AIR synthase-like protein, with product MTAAPPVSLLEELARFLQQHPAVREKACIHEVYAPAESVAGISRLGDDCAAIPDPSTGGHLLFAAEGMLDSFVRDDPWFAGYSAVMVNLSDVAAMGGTPIAITDVLVTPDMASAEEIWAGMRAASETYGVPIVGGHTTLAKVDSPRLSAAVLGRAGEELLTSFDAKPGDALVIAIDMRGTYRGNKPFWNASTGSPPDRLRGDLALLPQVAERRLSLAAKDISNGGIIGTLAMLAHCSGVGAILDLAHLPKPDEAGWERWLVSFPSFGFLFAVPQPQVAELAALFASRDLACAPIGHFTENPDLVLTDDSARVVLDFGLEA from the coding sequence ATGACTGCAGCCCCTCCAGTCTCATTGCTGGAAGAACTCGCCCGTTTTCTCCAGCAGCATCCCGCCGTTCGCGAGAAGGCTTGCATCCACGAGGTGTATGCTCCCGCGGAAAGCGTCGCAGGCATATCCCGTCTCGGCGACGACTGCGCTGCGATTCCCGATCCATCCACCGGCGGACACCTGCTGTTCGCCGCGGAAGGCATGCTCGATTCCTTCGTCCGCGATGACCCATGGTTCGCCGGCTACTCAGCCGTGATGGTCAATCTCAGCGACGTCGCCGCGATGGGTGGCACTCCCATCGCCATCACCGATGTGCTCGTCACCCCCGACATGGCGTCGGCAGAGGAAATCTGGGCCGGCATGCGCGCCGCGTCCGAGACCTACGGCGTTCCCATCGTCGGCGGCCACACCACCTTGGCAAAGGTCGACTCACCCCGCCTCTCCGCTGCCGTCTTGGGCAGGGCAGGGGAAGAGCTGCTCACTTCCTTCGATGCCAAGCCCGGCGACGCTCTCGTTATCGCGATCGACATGCGCGGCACCTATCGCGGAAACAAACCCTTCTGGAATGCCAGCACCGGCTCGCCACCTGATCGTCTCCGAGGCGATCTCGCCCTCTTGCCCCAGGTCGCCGAACGACGGCTCTCCCTCGCAGCCAAGGACATCAGCAATGGCGGCATCATCGGCACCCTCGCCATGCTCGCCCACTGCTCCGGCGTCGGAGCGATCCTGGACCTCGCCCATTTGCCAAAACCCGACGAGGCAGGGTGGGAGCGCTGGCTGGTTTCCTTTCCCAGCTTCGGCTTCCTGTTCGCGGTGCCGCAGCCCCAGGTGGCAGAACTCGCCGCCCTTTTTGCATCCCGTGACCTCGCCTGCGCCCCCATCGGCCATTTCACGGAAAACCCGGATCTCGTTCTAACGGACGATTCGGCCCGGGTCGTGCTCGATTTCGGCTTGGAAGCCTAA
- a CDS encoding Nit6803 family nitrilase: protein MSTVRAAAVQIAPDLSSGAGTVDRLADAVAEAAGKGVQLAVFPETFVPWYPYFSFVEPPVKSGKPHLRLYEEAVQVPGPVTKRFSQLAARHRMVLVIGVNEIDGGSLYNTQLIFDADGTLLLKRRKITPTFHERMVWGQGDGSGLRAVDSKVGRIGALACWEHYNPLARYTLMADREEIHCAHFPGSMVGQIFSDQIEVTIRHHALEAGCFVVNSTGWLSDAQVAEITPDPAMQKVLRGGCFSAIISPEGQHLCEPITEGEGMAIADLDMSLITKRKRMMDSAGHYARHDIFTLLVDKTQRTALHETTHERVLQRVAVEEAVPAL from the coding sequence ATGAGCACTGTCAGGGCAGCCGCCGTCCAGATCGCACCGGATTTATCCTCCGGCGCGGGCACCGTGGACCGCCTCGCGGACGCGGTGGCGGAGGCCGCCGGGAAGGGCGTCCAACTCGCCGTCTTCCCGGAGACCTTCGTCCCGTGGTATCCATACTTCTCGTTCGTCGAGCCGCCGGTGAAATCCGGCAAGCCGCACCTGCGGCTTTATGAGGAAGCCGTGCAGGTCCCCGGACCAGTCACCAAGCGCTTCTCCCAGCTCGCCGCACGACACCGGATGGTCCTCGTCATCGGGGTCAATGAGATCGACGGCGGCTCCCTGTACAATACCCAGCTCATCTTCGATGCCGATGGCACGCTGCTGCTGAAGCGACGGAAGATCACGCCAACCTTCCACGAACGCATGGTCTGGGGCCAGGGAGATGGCTCCGGCCTGCGCGCCGTGGATTCCAAGGTCGGCCGCATCGGTGCCTTGGCCTGCTGGGAACACTACAACCCTCTAGCACGCTACACGCTGATGGCGGATCGCGAGGAGATCCACTGTGCGCATTTCCCGGGCTCGATGGTCGGCCAGATCTTCTCCGATCAAATCGAAGTCACCATCCGTCACCATGCGCTCGAAGCCGGTTGCTTCGTCGTGAATTCGACCGGTTGGCTTAGCGATGCCCAGGTCGCGGAAATCACTCCGGATCCTGCGATGCAAAAGGTCCTCCGCGGCGGCTGCTTCAGCGCGATCATCTCACCGGAAGGCCAGCACCTCTGCGAGCCGATCACGGAAGGCGAGGGGATGGCCATCGCCGACCTCGACATGTCCCTCATCACGAAGCGCAAGCGGATGATGGACTCCGCCGGCCACTACGCCCGCCACGACATCTTCACCCTGCTCGTGGACAAGACCCAAAGAACCGCCCTTCACGAAACCACTCATGAACGAGTTCTCCAACGCGTTGCTGTCGAAGAAGCAGTTCCTGCTCTCTGA
- a CDS encoding MSMEG_0568 family radical SAM protein, with protein MNEFSNALLSKKQFLLSELQSFGVRLTDTSGAPSRSGGAGPTDHKALTVLGTTIMVPVHTRGAAHSPYTVGALQHGKAPLFRDGEPMGEVQFPPEPKFYGLSTSDGIPYWKIAQLHSRDVMASTVLQTCIRYGNSSTKCQFCAIGESLKAGRTIAKKTPAQLAEVAVAGRDLDGIRQVVLTTGTPATSDRGAAIMAESAQAVKAASGLPVQVQCEPPADFSWFRHMHDAGADSLGMHLEAWDEDVRRVIMPGKAEVPVSFYLEAFESAVGVFGRGQVSTYLLAGLGDTAEGLLEASRVLIALGVYPFIVPFVPVTGTPLAGHSPPSADFMRAVLPEVGRMLAEAGMTSDTVKAGCAKCAACSSLSSFENKKSICAA; from the coding sequence ATGAACGAGTTCTCCAACGCGTTGCTGTCGAAGAAGCAGTTCCTGCTCTCTGAGCTGCAGTCCTTCGGCGTCCGCCTCACCGACACCTCTGGTGCGCCGAGCCGCAGCGGAGGAGCGGGCCCGACAGATCACAAGGCGCTCACCGTGCTCGGCACCACCATCATGGTGCCGGTCCACACCCGCGGCGCGGCGCATTCACCCTACACCGTCGGCGCACTTCAGCATGGAAAGGCCCCGCTGTTCCGCGATGGTGAACCGATGGGTGAGGTGCAGTTTCCTCCGGAGCCGAAATTCTACGGACTTAGTACTTCCGATGGCATCCCGTATTGGAAGATCGCCCAGCTTCACTCGCGGGACGTCATGGCGAGCACTGTATTGCAAACCTGCATTCGCTACGGGAACTCGTCCACCAAGTGCCAGTTTTGCGCCATCGGCGAATCCTTGAAGGCAGGTCGCACCATCGCGAAGAAGACCCCCGCCCAACTCGCCGAAGTCGCCGTCGCAGGCCGTGATCTCGATGGCATCCGCCAGGTCGTCCTCACCACAGGCACCCCCGCCACCAGCGACCGTGGCGCTGCCATCATGGCCGAGAGCGCCCAAGCCGTGAAAGCCGCCAGCGGCCTGCCCGTTCAAGTCCAGTGCGAGCCGCCCGCCGACTTCTCGTGGTTCCGCCACATGCACGACGCGGGTGCCGACAGCCTCGGCATGCACCTGGAAGCCTGGGACGAAGACGTCCGCCGCGTCATCATGCCCGGCAAGGCCGAGGTCCCAGTGTCCTTTTACCTCGAAGCCTTCGAGTCCGCCGTCGGCGTCTTCGGCCGCGGACAGGTCAGCACCTATCTCCTCGCCGGCCTCGGTGACACCGCCGAGGGCCTGTTAGAAGCTTCCCGCGTTCTCATCGCCCTCGGTGTCTATCCCTTCATCGTGCCTTTCGTGCCCGTCACTGGCACCCCGCTTGCCGGCCATTCACCACCATCCGCCGACTTCATGCGCGCCGTGCTTCCGGAAGTCGGACGCATGCTCGCCGAAGCCGGCATGACCTCCGACACCGTCAAAGCCGGCTGCGCCAAATGCGCCGCCTGCTCCTCACTCTCCAGCTTCGAGAACAAGAAGTCCATCTGCGCCGCCTGA
- a CDS encoding MSMEG_0570 family nitrogen starvation response protein has product MPETPFTVELPDGSLKYCYSPSSVVRDYFTAGDTLRTDEFLRKARASLSEASNRVFAKFGFSCSSAASSLEEIEHWASALPPESTVRIHSI; this is encoded by the coding sequence ATGCCAGAAACGCCTTTCACCGTGGAGCTTCCCGATGGCTCCCTGAAATACTGCTACTCTCCGTCTTCCGTCGTCAGGGACTACTTCACCGCCGGAGACACGCTTCGCACCGACGAATTCCTTCGCAAGGCCCGCGCCTCGCTCAGCGAAGCCTCGAACCGCGTTTTCGCCAAGTTCGGCTTCTCCTGCTCTTCCGCCGCCAGCTCGCTGGAAGAGATCGAGCACTGGGCCTCCGCCCTGCCACCTGAATCGACCGTTCGCATTCACTCCATCTAA
- a CDS encoding MSMEG_0569 family flavin-dependent oxidoreductase, translating to MSFPEHRRTDVAIIGGGQAGLSVSYCLKQRGIHDHVIFERHRIGHSWRSERWDSFCLVTPNFQCRLPGHPYDGDDPEGFMVKDEIVAYIERYVAKVKPPIHEGVSVQSIEAHEDGFLVTTSECTWIAAQVVMAIGGFHKPIVPPGTENIPDSIFQIHSVAYRNPEQIPAGDIVVVGSGQSGCQIAEDLHLAGRKVHLCLGNAPRSPRQYRGKDVVAWLEDMRYYDTPISAHPDPAMVRDSTNHYLTGRDGGREIDLRRFALEGMGLYGYVDGIDEAGFSLRPNLKERLDAADKSYVGIRKRIDEYIAAQGIDAPEEPVYEPCWQPEEEPQRLDFSTKDVGAIIWSIGFRSDFSFVKFPIFDERGYPRYDRGVTEVPGLYFIGLPWLHTWGSGRFAGVGPDAEHLADQIHQSLTRKPSPELAGIV from the coding sequence ATGTCCTTTCCCGAACATCGCCGCACCGACGTCGCCATTATCGGCGGCGGCCAGGCTGGCCTTTCCGTCAGCTATTGCCTCAAGCAACGGGGCATCCATGACCACGTCATCTTCGAGCGCCATCGCATCGGCCACTCGTGGCGTAGCGAGCGCTGGGACAGCTTCTGCCTCGTCACTCCGAATTTCCAATGCCGCCTGCCCGGCCATCCCTACGATGGCGATGACCCCGAAGGCTTCATGGTGAAGGACGAGATCGTCGCCTACATCGAACGCTACGTCGCGAAGGTGAAGCCTCCCATTCACGAAGGCGTTTCCGTCCAATCCATCGAAGCGCACGAGGACGGCTTCCTTGTCACCACCAGCGAATGCACCTGGATCGCCGCACAGGTCGTGATGGCCATCGGTGGCTTCCACAAGCCGATCGTCCCGCCTGGCACCGAAAACATCCCGGACTCCATCTTCCAGATTCACTCGGTCGCCTACCGGAATCCCGAACAGATCCCTGCGGGCGATATCGTCGTCGTCGGCTCCGGCCAATCCGGCTGCCAGATCGCCGAGGACCTCCACCTCGCCGGCCGAAAGGTCCATCTCTGCCTCGGCAATGCCCCGCGATCTCCCCGCCAGTATCGCGGCAAGGACGTCGTCGCCTGGCTGGAGGACATGCGCTACTACGACACCCCGATCAGCGCCCATCCCGATCCCGCGATGGTCCGTGACAGCACCAACCACTACCTCACAGGACGCGATGGCGGACGCGAGATCGACCTGCGCCGCTTCGCCCTCGAAGGCATGGGCCTCTACGGCTACGTCGACGGCATCGATGAAGCGGGCTTCAGCCTGCGGCCCAATCTCAAGGAACGCCTCGATGCCGCCGACAAATCCTACGTCGGCATCCGCAAGCGCATCGACGAATACATCGCTGCACAGGGCATCGATGCCCCGGAAGAACCCGTCTACGAACCCTGCTGGCAACCTGAAGAGGAGCCACAACGCCTCGACTTCTCCACGAAAGACGTCGGCGCCATCATCTGGTCCATCGGCTTCCGCTCCGACTTCAGCTTCGTGAAGTTCCCGATTTTCGACGAACGCGGCTACCCGCGCTACGACCGCGGCGTCACCGAAGTCCCCGGCCTCTATTTCATCGGCCTGCCCTGGCTGCACACCTGGGGCTCCGGCCGCTTCGCCGGCGTGGGCCCGGACGCCGAGCATCTCGCCGACCAGATCCACCAATCGCTCACCCGCAAGCCGTCACCTGAACTCGCAGGCATTGTCTGA
- a CDS encoding MSMEG_0567/Sll0786 family nitrogen starvation N-acetyltransferase codes for MILEPFPPALPYDFVFKLARDSHDLEGYHKLRREIFCEEQHVFETDDRDLFDESAMPIVCKSLIAGMEDTVVGVVRIDERSSGLWYGSRLGVSSGFRRLRHISPGVAVRNLQPCYAALGALGAGLIYKAVSTACALGCHEFLATVQQQNARFFQRLHWQPLENIMLHGLPHVLMRADLNHYAAAKKVA; via the coding sequence ATGATCCTCGAGCCCTTTCCACCGGCGCTCCCTTACGACTTCGTTTTCAAGCTCGCCCGGGATTCCCACGATCTGGAGGGCTACCACAAGCTGCGACGCGAGATCTTCTGCGAGGAGCAGCACGTCTTCGAAACCGACGACCGCGACCTCTTCGACGAGTCCGCCATGCCCATCGTCTGCAAGTCACTGATCGCCGGCATGGAAGACACCGTCGTCGGCGTGGTGCGCATCGATGAACGCTCATCTGGACTCTGGTATGGCAGCCGTCTCGGCGTTTCCTCCGGCTTCCGACGCCTGCGCCACATCAGCCCCGGTGTCGCCGTGAGAAACCTCCAGCCTTGCTACGCCGCACTCGGAGCCCTCGGTGCCGGTCTCATCTACAAAGCGGTATCCACCGCCTGCGCGCTCGGCTGCCATGAATTCCTCGCCACCGTCCAACAGCAGAACGCGCGCTTCTTCCAACGCCTCCACTGGCAGCCTTTGGAAAACATCATGCTTCACGGCCTGCCCCACGTGCTCATGCGCGCGGATCTGAATCACTACGCCGCCGCGAAGAAAGTAGCATGA
- a CDS encoding LacI family DNA-binding transcriptional regulator: MEQRPTMTDLAARLGVSPSTVSRALRNDSRISVALREKVKAAAEESGYLPNPMVSALMATRRKGGAGEVDTVALVTDYHGAQGWQEKDVCCWEYEGVLQRATELGFRLEIFALQDYGNDTARLEKTLFARGIRGVLLGFSRGGERRGMLSPKHFAIAGLSAYFRDVVVDRANFHGMFNVRLALEHMVAKGYRRTGLIAPEFNNRISGYQWSGSFLDFQRQLDPGRRCTPFLHGDGDFAREFAAWLKAEKPDSLLVYKTAVRQLLSKAGLRIPQDLGVAYLFRTADEMDAAAGIDGNLRAVGAAAFDLVVERLTTNRRGVPQDPKEVLIKGRWQDGPTLPAKT, translated from the coding sequence ATGGAGCAGCGCCCCACCATGACCGACTTGGCCGCACGGCTGGGGGTTTCGCCGTCGACCGTTTCGCGGGCATTGCGGAATGACTCGCGGATCAGCGTGGCGCTGCGCGAGAAGGTGAAGGCGGCCGCGGAGGAATCCGGCTATCTGCCGAATCCGATGGTCAGCGCGCTGATGGCGACCCGGCGCAAGGGTGGTGCCGGCGAGGTGGACACCGTGGCGCTGGTGACGGATTACCACGGCGCACAGGGCTGGCAGGAGAAGGACGTCTGCTGCTGGGAATATGAGGGCGTGCTCCAGCGGGCGACCGAGCTGGGATTCCGGCTCGAGATTTTCGCACTGCAGGACTACGGGAATGACACCGCGCGGCTGGAGAAGACGCTGTTTGCGCGGGGTATCCGTGGGGTGCTGTTAGGTTTCTCGCGCGGGGGCGAGCGGCGTGGGATGCTTTCGCCGAAGCATTTCGCGATCGCGGGTTTGAGCGCGTATTTTCGTGATGTGGTCGTGGATCGAGCGAACTTCCATGGGATGTTCAATGTGCGGTTGGCGCTAGAGCATATGGTGGCGAAGGGCTACCGGCGCACCGGCTTGATCGCGCCGGAGTTCAACAATCGCATCTCCGGCTACCAGTGGTCCGGTAGTTTCCTGGACTTCCAGCGGCAGCTCGATCCTGGCAGACGTTGCACGCCCTTTCTTCATGGGGATGGTGATTTTGCCAGAGAGTTTGCCGCATGGTTGAAGGCGGAGAAGCCGGACTCGTTGCTCGTCTACAAGACGGCCGTGCGCCAGTTGCTGTCGAAGGCCGGCCTGCGCATCCCGCAGGATCTCGGTGTGGCGTATCTCTTTCGCACTGCGGATGAAATGGATGCGGCTGCCGGGATCGATGGCAACCTCCGCGCGGTGGGTGCTGCTGCGTTCGACCTCGTCGTGGAGCGGCTCACGACGAATCGGCGCGGCGTGCCACAGGATCCCAAGGAGGTGCTTATCAAAGGACGCTGGCAGGACGGGCCGACCTTGCCAGCGAAGACATGA
- a CDS encoding MSMEG_0572/Sll0783 family nitrogen starvation response protein, with amino-acid sequence MPTVDKEMHKNGDFLVDYEEKVFPDVKADPGEKALVTFHTVAFEGSIGLVNTLSATRLLRKGYDTSILLYGPGVTLGFQRGFPTLGDEAFPGHLFINQRIAKFMEEGGKVYACRFATQALYGQTEKAFIPGIIPINPLDVLDLVLLHKKAGAVVIDTWTL; translated from the coding sequence ATGCCCACAGTCGACAAAGAGATGCACAAGAACGGCGACTTCCTCGTGGATTACGAAGAGAAGGTTTTCCCGGATGTGAAAGCCGATCCCGGCGAGAAGGCACTCGTCACCTTCCACACCGTGGCCTTCGAGGGCTCCATCGGCCTGGTCAATACCCTCTCCGCCACTCGCCTGCTGCGAAAGGGTTACGACACCTCGATCCTGCTCTACGGCCCCGGCGTCACGCTGGGTTTCCAACGCGGATTCCCGACGCTCGGCGACGAAGCCTTCCCCGGCCACCTGTTCATCAATCAGCGCATCGCCAAGTTCATGGAAGAGGGAGGCAAGGTCTACGCCTGCCGTTTCGCGACCCAGGCACTCTACGGCCAGACCGAGAAGGCCTTCATCCCGGGCATCATCCCGATCAACCCGCTCGACGTGCTGGACCTGGTGCTGCTGCACAAGAAGGCCGGCGCGGTGGTCATCGACACCTGGACCCTCTGA
- a CDS encoding serine hydrolase domain-containing protein, with translation MKPILFLSLLATTAFAQVNPNISEAMDKMVAAKEISGAVTLVADDQKTIHLGANGFSDLENKASMEADNLFWIASMSKPITGTAVLMMQDAGKLSVDDPVSKYLPEFKGLKDADGKEVVVTIKHCLTHSAGLAEVTPQESGDIATLKDLMPLIVAKPMQFAPGSKWQYCQTGINTAARVVEVVSGEAFPDFLDKHLFQPLGMENTTFYPTEAQAKRLATAYKRTEAGELQKTGLMFLGNKPITSHDRYPRANGGLFSTAADYEKFARMILRGGELDGKRYLSEKAVKQMTTVQSGDLQTGFTPGNGWGLGWCVIREPQGVAATLSPGTFGHGGAYGTQTWIDPVKKRIHLLLIQRADLPNSDGSDIRKAFHEASAK, from the coding sequence ATGAAACCCATCCTGTTTCTCTCCCTTCTCGCCACCACCGCCTTCGCCCAAGTGAACCCCAACATCAGCGAGGCGATGGACAAGATGGTCGCTGCGAAGGAAATCTCCGGAGCGGTCACGCTGGTCGCCGATGACCAGAAGACGATTCACCTCGGCGCGAATGGCTTCTCTGACCTGGAGAACAAGGCGAGCATGGAGGCTGACAACTTGTTCTGGATCGCCTCCATGTCGAAACCCATCACCGGGACCGCGGTGCTGATGATGCAGGACGCGGGCAAGCTCTCGGTGGATGATCCGGTGTCGAAGTATTTGCCGGAGTTCAAGGGCCTGAAGGATGCCGATGGCAAGGAGGTCGTGGTGACGATCAAACACTGCCTGACCCACAGTGCGGGGTTGGCCGAGGTGACGCCGCAAGAGTCCGGTGACATCGCCACGCTGAAGGACCTGATGCCGCTGATCGTGGCGAAGCCGATGCAGTTCGCGCCGGGCTCGAAGTGGCAGTACTGCCAGACGGGCATCAATACTGCCGCGCGCGTGGTGGAAGTGGTGTCCGGGGAGGCGTTTCCCGACTTCCTGGACAAGCACCTGTTCCAGCCGCTCGGCATGGAAAACACCACTTTCTATCCGACCGAGGCGCAGGCCAAGCGACTCGCGACCGCCTACAAGCGCACCGAGGCAGGTGAGCTGCAGAAGACCGGCCTGATGTTCCTCGGCAACAAGCCGATCACCAGCCATGATCGCTATCCACGTGCGAATGGCGGCCTGTTTTCCACTGCGGCGGACTACGAGAAATTCGCCCGCATGATCCTGCGCGGCGGCGAGCTCGATGGGAAACGGTATCTCTCCGAGAAGGCGGTGAAGCAGATGACCACGGTGCAGAGCGGTGATCTGCAAACCGGCTTCACGCCTGGCAACGGCTGGGGTCTCGGCTGGTGTGTGATTCGCGAGCCGCAGGGCGTGGCCGCGACGCTTTCACCGGGAACCTTCGGCCACGGCGGCGCGTATGGTACGCAGACGTGGATCGATCCGGTGAAGAAGCGGATTCACCTGCTGCTGATCCAGCGCGCGGATTTGCCGAACTCGGATGGCTCGGACATTCGGAAGGCGTTTCACGAGGCGTCGGCGAAGTGA